Part of the Mytilus trossulus isolate FHL-02 chromosome 2, PNRI_Mtr1.1.1.hap1, whole genome shotgun sequence genome is shown below.
TTATCATTGAATCATTCATAATAAAGTTCCTAACAAAATCCTTATTATATAAGCTAATAAATATGTGTCACAAGTTTTGTGCTCAGTAGGTAATATAATTAGTGGTAGTGATTGATTGCTAGCTTAACAGTTCATCACATTATAATAAAGTTTCagatcaaatatcaaattattccTTTATACAGAAGCCCagtaatataaacaacaaaaaggtTATGGATTGACAAATGTAGACAAAGTCATTGCAGTTTATATATAACACCCAATTATAAATGGGTGGgtgtatataatatgtattataaCAGAACTGTATCAATTACATCTTTGGATGATTTTCTTTTACAACCCATAACTTACGATGCTTTTGCAGATTTATCTTCAACCATGGACACAACTCTTGGCTCTTCCAACTCAATGCTGACTTCAACCTGATGAGATTCTTCCCCACAGTGAGGACAGAAATATTTACCAGTCCGTACCACCTGGCACTgatgatgaaaataatgtaCTGACTGGGCACcttcttttctacattggtaaAACTTCCCCTGTAAAGAGAACAAGAATCTTTCGTACTATGGAAGTCTGCGAGTTATGCAAAGGTAGaagccaataaaaaaaaatccctaatAAAATATGTAGTCCTAAAACCTGTATACCATTTGAATCAGTGAAAAATGCTTAAGGGGAATTGAAGAATTTCTAAAATCTTTGCTACAATCAAATCATAAGTTAGACATAATtatgttgttttcaataaacCCCAGTTGGTGGTTTAGAAAGAGCTAATGTAAAGATGCATCATTATTTTTTAGATACAACTTTCTTATCCCTTTCATagatatattaatattttttctattgccaaatacatgtatgttgaaaaaaaactaattcagAACCTAAGATTTCATGTTAGTCTCTTTCTTTTAAAGGCTaatataaatattgtcaaaaaatctTACCTGTGTACAGAAATGACCACAGCCAGGACAACAAGCATGAAACCTCAGCCTTTTTCTATGAGGTTCACATATTGCCATGAACGGAATTTTGACACCGGGTCGTATTAACTGGTAGTTTGTCACTTTATTACAGCAACCCATCACCTGAATCAAAAGAAGAAAAGCTATTAAGACATGTATCACAACAGAACTCGAAACAGTTATTGAACAAAGTATTGAAAATCAAGTCCTATCTAATGAACCATTCAGCTTTAATTCCTACACAATAGTGGTTTAGAGAGGTCTACCTTACccatcaaaactttaaaaagaaaagatttcTAAAGTTAtcaactttaaaataacttGCTCAATCAAGacattgtaaaattgtaaactttctTTTGATGTCAAAGCATATTACAGGCTCACTTTACAAACATGATTTTGACTTATACAagtaaacaaattgaaaactataGGAATTTAATGTAagtacatttatttattcaaatttcatattttcctaGTTACAATTTATGTAGAAATCTGTTTATGACCAATTATGTTATCATACCTTGCCATCCATTGAATCTAAAGCTTGGCAATATGTCACAGTTGAACCAAGCTTTTTGAAGCTAGCACCATTTATTTTGCAACAACACAAAGGTATTACATCTTTGTCTGGAGGGGTTGGTCCTGATGGAGCCTACAATAGATACAACACATACAGcaaattgattgttggttgcttaatgtccagtggcatgTATTTCATGCATACAGTTCTCTGATATCATAATCTGAAATATATCTTCAGCATAACcaataataagaaaacaaaaactttgccacaaacatttatcacaatTATGATGTGTCatcctgttattttttttacatctttctTATCAATGTTAAGACACCTTTTCAAAGTTCACAACTGAGAGTGTTCAAAGAAATTCATTATATGATGAGAAAAGGTAATggaaaacagtaaaatatcaaaaacagaCTTAATTCCATGCAAAAAtatagtttacaaaaaaatacaacattttttacATGAACTACGCTTCAATCAggaaatatcaacaaaaataaataaaatatttggtaTCAATACATTAAATCAGTCATGCTTAATCTGCTTTTCTGAACTACATAACCCACAGCAATATACAACAGTTTGTAAAACAGAGGGATCATGTACAACAATCATATGCATCAACTTACTTCCTTATAACATACACCCATAAAAGTAGGAAAGCCAACCGGCTGCTGTTGTTGCTGCTAgaaattcaatttttcaaaaacttaagCTTTATCTAAGTTAAAAGTATGGCGgaataattattttgtgtttgcaagcataaatgtcttttttttaatgtttattatgaaaaaatcttgtctttttgaaatttgCTTATTAAAAAATTGCTGGATATTTGCTAAATAACCAATATTTCACTTCAAGCATCAATTGAAAGAAATCAGAAATGTGGTGCATTCCCCTTGTCCTATGTTATGCACATCACTGTACACAAAGTTCCCATTTgccaattgaaaaaaagaaaagcatgaATATGTAATTTTAGTTCTCAAACTACTGTAAAGTCTGAAATTATTCATCCGATTACGTAGATTGATGTGACGTTCATGTACAGCATTCAAATAATAACTTATGTAAACGGCAATCAAAGTTAAAGCAATAGGAATAAACATGGTAAAAAGTTCtgcatttcttaaaaaaaaacttttttgtctTTCTTGTTACTTACAGATATTGAAGAATCTTCACTCAGTTGGTCATCAGGAGTTTTGGGTGGTGTAACAGGATAGCTGGTTTCACTTGAAACTGATAGGGAATCTTTTGAGGCTTCAGTATCATTAACACCTTCCATATCCTGTGGAATAACCTTGTGTAAAACTGGTGCCTGGTCAGAAGCTGAAGAGGCAAAACTATCTGGACCTGGCTGAGGATCCAATGGAGGTAGTCCTACAGAGTTCATAGGATTGGAAATCAGTGGAAATGTAGATGCAATGAGCGGTTGAGACACAGTAACCAATGGCTGTGAAATGTTTGGTGATAATAAAATGACCTGTTGTTGATTTCCTAACAAATtcgattgtgatgtgtttggaTTTGACATTGTCAATAAAACGGGTGTACTGCCTTGTGATTGAGGGAATGCAACAAGAGGCTTGATAGATTTGGGCAGTATTGATCTCATACTTGTGGGCGTTGGCATTGATGTGGATTTAGTAACTGCTGCTGTAGGGGAAGTCTTTGGTTCTTCTATCCGTTTCTTTTTACCTGCAATAAATGAATCTCTAGAGAATTAATATCATGTCAGGGTTTCAGTGTTCTCACTTTTCAAGTTCTAGTTGATTCTGTTTAGTCAATACTACATTAACTCAAATAATTCAGAGTTATTCACTTAAATTTTTACCAACAATATAAAGGAAACAAAGAATGGAATTTAACCAATAAACTAGTCTGGTTAATTGTATAGGTTTCAAAAATGCTAGTCTTCAACTTAAAATGGTTaaacaattttctacatttctgattccttaaaaatattaaagttcaaGTCATGACTCCTTCCACATTTGTCATAAGGAAGACAAGAATATCAATAAGGACTGAGTCATCTTGACAAAATATGTAACTGCCATGTCCTTTTGACCTAAGTGAGGTACAAGAGTTATAATAGTTGGTTATCTTAGGAAATACTTAAGACAATAACACCATACCTGTTGTGCAATTTGGATCTAACTTTGTGCTATTACTTTCTATATGATCATCctcatctgaaagaaaaattaagGTATTCTACATAACTCAATTGGATGGCATGTGGGGTCTCATATTATGGTTTTGTGatgatacatgtaaataaataagtttAGTTGAAAATTGCAATGAAAGAGCTTTGCCCTCATTGACAGGGCATTTAAAAGTTGAACAAAATATTGGTTTCTAGCCATATTCTTCTTTATTTGGtgactttttttcattttgcaacATTTCTTCTATCTTTCAAAATTCACCTCCACAACCTAGTTTGATCTCttcaaaatggaaaaatcaattgtattttttttcttagtcataaaataaattgaacatGTGCCTTAAATATTATTTGGTGCAGATTTTTGATAGAACATAAGACAAAGTTTTCAGAACAgttgtttaaatcaaatttaaagatataatCTATTTCAccttctttctttctttttcggACTCCAGCATTACTTTCTAGACTTTCTGAATCTTCACTGGTTCTCCCATTAGTCTGAAACCCAAAATACATTAACATGTCAAAAAGACAATATGTAGATCTGTGATCAGTTATTAATTTTATGGAGTACTTATAATAGCCActattaaatattgattttttttttattccatttgaGGATAAGGTAATTTCTAGTGTTTTTGAttactttttacatatatttatggtaaacgaaaaagaaacaagaaacagagatgttttaatattcaaaacctACAAAAAATTGTTCTTTGAAGAAGTAGAACTGTATAAAACTTACTTGACTAGAGTTTGGAGATTTAACTGAAAAATATTCTGTTATAGGCTTTCCTTTATGTTCATGTAATTTTTTTGAACTTGGTGGAGTCTTTGCACTAGGTGGGGTCCTACCCTGGCGTGTACTACCTAAGGTATTTTTAGTCCTATGAGCAATAGTCTTTCCTGAATCTTTGGGAGTCCGTAATAAACTATTTTCTAAACTTTCATTGTCCATTGAACAGTCTGTATTGTCTGTTGTTATAAAACTATCATCCTGTTTTTCCTCTTTCACAGATATTATGTGTTCTTCAATTTCTTCATCTTCCCCATCCaatttttccttcttttttacagttttattctttttcttttcaagaGGTAATTTATATGTTCCCATACGTTTCTTACGCTTATGAGATCTTATTTTGAGCATTTTTGATCCTTCAGTTTTAGGCAGATCAGATGAATTATTCACATTTGATTCTTCTTTTACAGATATTTCTGAATTTGTTGGCTCTTTTTCCACACTAGGAAATAATTTTGGCATTTTACTGGGAGGTTTAGCACTTTTCCCCATGGAACTCCCCATTGTAGCTCTTTGACGCATTATTTTTGGTGGATTCAACGATCCACCCATTGATGCTCTTGTTCTCTGTCCTCCAAGAGATTTAGATTTATTGCTTCGTCCCAAGTTGCTTAACTCTTCAAGCATACTAGAATTCAACTTGATAGGACTATCAAAATCAGGAAGCTTAACTGTTAAGTTTGATGGGGGCAGTCCTATGTTTTTAGCAACAATGTCCTGTGATTGTTTTGAAATTGGGAGTGCTGATTTGCGAGCTTTAGGCATTTTTGTTATAGGTTTAACAGAAACACTTGTGTCCTTGGCATTCTCTTCTTTATTGTCCATATTACTTGTATTTGTTGGTGTATTACACCTTGTATCACCTACTGGTGTACTATTTCTTGAACTGTTTCTAGAAGTTTTTAAAATAGGTGTCGCGTCTCTTGAATTGTCCGAGGGAGTTGTTTCCCTTGATGAATTAGGAATTTTACCATTTAACACAGTATGTAAATCACCATCAGACTTATCATTTGGAATTCTTTCTGAGGATTCAGTTTGTTTTGTCTTAACAGCATTCAGCTTTTCCTGAATATCaccatttttaatttctgataAATTAAGAGTTTTGGTCTTATTAACATCATTTTTCAAGCCATTTATTTCACCATTTATACATTCATTTCCTTCCTTCATGGCGGACATGCCATTATTCAACCTTTCTTTCACAACAtcattctacaaaaaaaaagtttactgtTATAGAATGTAATATCAAATTGAAAGCACCATTTTCATGTTACCCATCATTATTCCTGTTCACTAAAGAGTCTGTTTCTATCTGGGACCAACACTGAACAGATATTTAAGCCAGTTATTATCAACTTACACCAACTTACTGGCTAAGAGAACAATAAAATGGAGTTTGCTATTGTCAGAATAACCAGTAAATAAGGAATTTATTATACAGAAAGCACAGGAAAATTTTTGCATccagaaaatatttatatcattgtacatgtagataccaagtacatgtattggtaaatattttttgttgttgaaaatattaaacagctgtaaataagtgtttttcagataacaaaaaaaaataaagagtttatttattcatctatattttataaagaCAATACAAACTAAAGAATAATAAATCATTACATGTTTTCTTTCTGTGCTCACAAAGACaagcatttaaaatatatagaatcccttttttctatatatttcattatttacacATAAAATTTTAGGGAGTCATTATTATCTCCACATCTATCTGATCTAGTTATATAATTGCTGTTACTTAGAATCTTAATAATTCGGTCTAAATAACAAGATTCTGAGAACTTAATACACAGCACCCTATATATAGTAGACTAGTAGTATGACTGTCACCATATATCAAACAGTCTAGTCTTTAAAAGATCAatctgtaaacaaaataatggGACTAACTAATAAGCTACATTATTATTCATTCATATCAAAGACAAATCTACTGAAGAAGATTCTGTATCACTGACCTGGCACTTAATAAAACTTAAAAGTATAGACCCaatatattaaggtatataactATTTCTACAGATGTAATATAGCCAAGTGATGGATCAGCTTTTCTCTATAAGGAAATTGCCTCATACAATACAAAGATTGTGTAACTAGATTTAATAGTTTAAAATAGCTTAATGCCTGCATTATTTTAGCTTGAAGGTCAAAATCACCAAGCATAAAAGCCACAAcccttgaaaaaaaagttctttcCCAATATCATCTGTAacctttaatttcaaatgtatatattcTTTGTAACTGAGCAAGCATGGTTAACTATACCAACTCCTAGTAATGCAATAATACTCCTactgaaataaaatcattttactttttgttcttACTGTTCAACCCACATTCATGACATTACTGTATTTAAGACATGCTTTCCCACAGGTTTGCCATGGATGATTAAGTAAAATGATTTCctcattttttcaaataattgtaaatgatgAAAATTTGTCAGAACAGGAAATCCCAATTCTAAAACAACTTAAGAATTTTCAATCTTTACCGGAAAAATCagaaacaaatgacaaaatacacTTATAGAACTAAAACAACGTATATattacctgtattttttttcacctGGCCAGGTAGATTGTGATCAAATATTACAGGTAAAGTTTCTGTAAGGGGACTATTATGGTGAATCAGAGAGCAGACTTTTAAATACCATGTACTAAAGTGATCAATGTACAAGGAACAGTTACAACACGCATCATGgaaatgtttaatataaaatcaGGAGCAAGACACTAAAACTGTGGGAATAAACCCAGGATTACATTGTAGTTCAAACcatttctaataaaataatgtatatatgtacaaGTCCAGTGAATTTGTCTTTGTTTCTAATCTTTTGTAAATTATGCATGTAAAATGTTGATCCTCCTTTAGTTTAATCTAATCTTTCCAATTTTCAAACTGTCAAACCTTCTTGCTTCACCTTTATCAACCAGTGAAAAAATGTTGCTTTTGTCTAGTAATCTCAGTCTTAAACAAGAAAAGTAATCAGCCATGAATTCAAGAAAATGCAAGATAACAACCAAATGATCACATACTTAGTAAAATGTAGTTATATTACACAtacagttataattttatataaaggtTGTTTTAAGGAGTTGATTTTTAATTTGGCTTTTCACTTACAGTATATTAAGGCAGAGTAATTATATTGAGAAACTATGTGGAAATAGCATTTGTTTAATGATTCCAATACAATTCAATAACTAACTGTAGAGACACTGAGATACACCTTGTTTGCACAATGTATGTTAATTTAATATAGTACTGTATAATGCAAATACtgaaatcaaaatgataaaacattaaGATGTTAACTAATTTATGCAAAACTTAATAAATGTCATCAATGGAGGGTGTATGTCCAAAATATCTCATAGCAAATTGCATATGTTCAATGTTGACCAATGCTAAAACAACTGCATACAAAACATTATTGActtatcatacatttttttgtaagtgACCTTATCACAAACTTACACATACATCAAAATGTTTCCAAGTCAACAGAGTATGGTTGAGGGGGCAGTGAAAATCTCTTTAAAATGAGATATGTCAATctgagaaaaaatgttttactttccATTTATAGTAGTTCAACTTGAGCTGACCTTAACacaaacttaaaattaaatatgttagAAATATGCAATAGGTTCAAAAGCAATGAGCCATAATTGGAGAGACGGGGCAAAAAATACCCCACCTCCACAGAATGAGATGTACCACTGCTTAGTGCTAATACGATTGTTTCTTAATATCAATGAGGTATCATCATTTTTTGCCCTATAACTTGCTGATGCTTCCATACCACTAGCTAGAAACAAAATATCCTAGGATTACCTCTACAACTCGAACTTTGTAAAGGCAACACAAAAATtgtaccaaaataaaaatttcatcaACACTTTCAGAGAAATTATGCTTGTTAAGACATTAAAACAGTATCACATCATGAACTGGactgaaactttttttttggctaagaatcaaatataacatacaGCATTGgaattgtaatgaaaaaaatcatttgatgatgttttcaatttcaatttataagATCCAATTCTGGTCagagaaatatttgaaagtcatGTACACgcaagtattttaaaagtatttgtaaGACAGGTCTAACGGTCATGTACAACACAAGTCCACCAGTATAACTTATTGGATAAACAaggattttaaaacaaattatcacTGATAGAATGGGTGAGATATATTTACAGGTTTTGGTATACAAGTTCCTTATTCCTTTGTCTGTACAATGGTGACAGCTGATCCAGACAATAATGGcatgtaaaaaagaaattaacactGAGGATCCAGGTTTAAAGGTTAAATGATTTCATTACCACATTGTACAGAAACTGCCATCTATTTAAAGTGTTACACTCATTTATATTAAGAATACTTatggtttacattttttttctaaattcattttaatattagttcatgtaatacatgtatgtacaaaaaaataagacatgTGTTGTTTTCTGtgtctatttttttattgactatTAATATTTTCCCACTATGTAATCTAGACAAGACAATACAATGACCTATTTATAGCTTACAGCTCTGCAAAGGTTGACTACACATAAGTTTTATACTACCTACTAGACAACAGCAATGGAAACTTTCCCaatcaaaattattaatatttcacTAATTTGTACACATATAAATATAGTGACAATGatcctatatatataattacaagTAAGTgcatattaaaacatatttttgtgaaAAGTTTATAACTTGCTTTAGACCTGACCAGaccaatattcaatatttttccaaaaagaacaaaataaagaCACATGACTTGAATATTGTACATACTTTTAGActatataaatttattgttcaaataggatattttaaatttcgaaAGCTACTGACTTAAATTGTGAACTATTTCTTGAGAAATTACTGACTTTTGCAAACTTATTTTCAAGAAACTACTGACTTTTGTGAACTAGTTTTCCATAAGTTACTGACTGATGTGAACTTATTTCTTAAGAAATTCACCTGTACAATGTACATCAGGCTGATGAGGTTCCTGATTCTATCAGTGTTAATTCAAGTATAACTCGAGACTTAATATACAAAGTTTTAATGTTGCCAGTTTATCTATATTTCATACTATCATCTATATGTAGATTCTTCTTCTTACTTaagcttatacatgtataatggatTGATTTGAGAGTCTACATTCCAAGGATTACATTACTGTTGACTCTTTCCCAGAGGTATAGATTTCACATGCTCAGAACTGTTGAGTAGTAATGTATCTTACCAGGATCTTTGTTTATATGATAACATGCATAAACCACTTACACTTCCTTC
Proteins encoded:
- the LOC134706830 gene encoding histone-lysine N-methyltransferase EHMT2-like isoform X2, translating into MSAMKEGNECINGEINGLKNDVNKTKTLNLSEIKNGDIQEKLNAVKTKQTESSERIPNDKSDGDLHTVLNGKIPNSSRETTPSDNSRDATPILKTSRNSSRNSTPVGDTRCNTPTNTSNMDNKEENAKDTSVSVKPITKMPKARKSALPISKQSQDIVAKNIGLPPSNLTVKLPDFDSPIKLNSSMLEELSNLGRSNKSKSLGGQRTRASMGGSLNPPKIMRQRATMGSSMGKSAKPPSKMPKLFPSVEKEPTNSEISVKEESNVNNSSDLPKTEGSKMLKIRSHKRKKRMGTYKLPLEKKKNKTVKKKEKLDGEDEEIEEHIISVKEEKQDDSFITTDNTDCSMDNESLENSLLRTPKDSGKTIAHRTKNTLGSTRQGRTPPSAKTPPSSKKLHEHKGKPITEYFSVKSPNSSQTNGRTSEDSESLESNAGVRKRKKEDEDDHIESNSTKLDPNCTTGKKKRIEEPKTSPTAAVTKSTSMPTPTSMRSILPKSIKPLVAFPQSQGSTPVLLTMSNPNTSQSNLLGNQQQVILLSPNISQPLVTVSQPLIASTFPLISNPMNSVGLPPLDPQPGPDSFASSASDQAPVLHKVIPQDMEGVNDTEASKDSLSVSSETSYPVTPPKTPDDQLSEDSSISAPSGPTPPDKDVIPLCCCKINGASFKKLGSTVTYCQALDSMDGKVMGCCNKVTNYQLIRPGVKIPFMAICEPHRKRLRFHACCPGCGHFCTQGKFYQCRKEGAQSVHYFHHQCQVVRTGKYFCPHCGEESHQVEVSIELEEPRVVSMVEDKSAKASSRERARMGLGSKFAAASDKDDEESATASFKLSGSDKFISTGGISMGPEKTLLERVLKSMTQERPKKYRNMSKYLYNAAYEADIEKVMYMLEDGQNPDDVYEEYENQTGLHAAAISGSLIILHILVQAGASINVTDQFLKTPLMYAAENNHESLVKYLLKIKADVNARADDGMTVIHYAAKAGHNNVIKILLDTGEIDINIQDDGGWTPIIWASEHKLVSTVKFLLNQGAQSTLKDKEENTSLHWAAYSGSVDICEMFLNGGCMLDAPNEHGDRPLHIAARQNHYECVVLFLARGADVELRNSENDSPIQCCLDEDSQVCLALKVNKQLKGFAASRTGRTEKLIHRDVSMGRENIPIPVYNGTDDEPLPTDYQYVTANVETADLHINRTISSLQSCRCSDDCSSMYCVCGRNSIRCWYDKTYHLVPEFNMSEPPLIFECNVGCRCWSTCNNRVVQNGISCRMKLIRTNGRGWGVITLLDIPKGSFICEYIGELLSDSEADSREDDSYLFDLDNRDGDTYCIDARRYGNISRFINHLCEPNIIPVKVFVDHQDLRFPRICFFSSRDIKANEELGFDYGEKFWMIKWKQFTCACGGVKCKYNSETIHKTIEEYKQRHEEENID
- the LOC134706830 gene encoding histone-lysine N-methyltransferase EHMT2-like isoform X1, whose product is MAAQKETTEQNDVVKERLNNGMSAMKEGNECINGEINGLKNDVNKTKTLNLSEIKNGDIQEKLNAVKTKQTESSERIPNDKSDGDLHTVLNGKIPNSSRETTPSDNSRDATPILKTSRNSSRNSTPVGDTRCNTPTNTSNMDNKEENAKDTSVSVKPITKMPKARKSALPISKQSQDIVAKNIGLPPSNLTVKLPDFDSPIKLNSSMLEELSNLGRSNKSKSLGGQRTRASMGGSLNPPKIMRQRATMGSSMGKSAKPPSKMPKLFPSVEKEPTNSEISVKEESNVNNSSDLPKTEGSKMLKIRSHKRKKRMGTYKLPLEKKKNKTVKKKEKLDGEDEEIEEHIISVKEEKQDDSFITTDNTDCSMDNESLENSLLRTPKDSGKTIAHRTKNTLGSTRQGRTPPSAKTPPSSKKLHEHKGKPITEYFSVKSPNSSQTNGRTSEDSESLESNAGVRKRKKEDEDDHIESNSTKLDPNCTTGKKKRIEEPKTSPTAAVTKSTSMPTPTSMRSILPKSIKPLVAFPQSQGSTPVLLTMSNPNTSQSNLLGNQQQVILLSPNISQPLVTVSQPLIASTFPLISNPMNSVGLPPLDPQPGPDSFASSASDQAPVLHKVIPQDMEGVNDTEASKDSLSVSSETSYPVTPPKTPDDQLSEDSSISAPSGPTPPDKDVIPLCCCKINGASFKKLGSTVTYCQALDSMDGKVMGCCNKVTNYQLIRPGVKIPFMAICEPHRKRLRFHACCPGCGHFCTQGKFYQCRKEGAQSVHYFHHQCQVVRTGKYFCPHCGEESHQVEVSIELEEPRVVSMVEDKSAKASSRERARMGLGSKFAAASDKDDEESATASFKLSGSDKFISTGGISMGPEKTLLERVLKSMTQERPKKYRNMSKYLYNAAYEADIEKVMYMLEDGQNPDDVYEEYENQTGLHAAAISGSLIILHILVQAGASINVTDQFLKTPLMYAAENNHESLVKYLLKIKADVNARADDGMTVIHYAAKAGHNNVIKILLDTGEIDINIQDDGGWTPIIWASEHKLVSTVKFLLNQGAQSTLKDKEENTSLHWAAYSGSVDICEMFLNGGCMLDAPNEHGDRPLHIAARQNHYECVVLFLARGADVELRNSENDSPIQCCLDEDSQVCLALKVNKQLKGFAASRTGRTEKLIHRDVSMGRENIPIPVYNGTDDEPLPTDYQYVTANVETADLHINRTISSLQSCRCSDDCSSMYCVCGRNSIRCWYDKTYHLVPEFNMSEPPLIFECNVGCRCWSTCNNRVVQNGISCRMKLIRTNGRGWGVITLLDIPKGSFICEYIGELLSDSEADSREDDSYLFDLDNRDGDTYCIDARRYGNISRFINHLCEPNIIPVKVFVDHQDLRFPRICFFSSRDIKANEELGFDYGEKFWMIKWKQFTCACGGVKCKYNSETIHKTIEEYKQRHEEENID